A genomic segment from uncultured Alistipes sp. encodes:
- a CDS encoding mechanosensitive ion channel family protein, whose translation MEELNGPIAEWLSGIGWSKAHIDWTTKIIILAGIVILSWGAAKLFRGVVVPALQRLSRSTKATWDDYLFSDRVMRAAARLIPPLVWYMLLAAAFYDMPQLLDLLRKVCLIYLIVAVLLLVNAFLDTLHDISAQHETLRNRPLKGIYQMVKLLAFCVGAILIVSILIGRDATAILAGLGASAAIVMLIFRDSILGLVAGVQLSANDMLRPGDWITMEKYGADGYVTEVTLTTVKIQNFDKTITTIPPYALVSDSFQNWRGMRESGGRRIKRSLPIDAATVRFCTAEELAVLHRKGLASEEAAPDGQPVVNLHLFRDYVRRYLKQNPEVHPEMMQMVRMLQPTSEGLPVEVYCFSRCTEWVAYEALQAAIFDHLLAVLPEFGLRVFQRPSGADLLQMEKWRIES comes from the coding sequence ATGGAAGAACTCAACGGACCGATTGCCGAGTGGCTCTCCGGCATCGGATGGAGCAAGGCCCATATCGACTGGACCACCAAGATCATCATCCTGGCGGGGATCGTCATTCTTTCGTGGGGAGCTGCGAAGCTTTTCCGGGGAGTGGTTGTCCCGGCGCTGCAGCGCCTCAGCCGGAGCACGAAGGCCACGTGGGACGATTACCTGTTCAGCGACCGCGTGATGCGGGCTGCGGCGCGGCTGATCCCGCCCCTGGTCTGGTACATGCTGCTGGCCGCGGCCTTCTACGACATGCCGCAGCTGCTGGACCTGCTCCGGAAGGTGTGCCTGATCTACCTGATCGTGGCGGTGCTGCTGCTGGTCAACGCCTTCCTGGACACGCTGCACGACATCTCCGCACAGCATGAAACCCTGCGCAACCGCCCGCTGAAGGGCATTTACCAAATGGTCAAGCTGCTGGCCTTCTGTGTGGGTGCGATCCTCATCGTGAGCATCCTGATCGGGCGCGATGCCACGGCGATTCTGGCGGGACTGGGCGCCTCGGCGGCGATCGTGATGCTGATCTTCCGGGACAGCATCCTGGGGCTGGTTGCCGGGGTGCAGCTCTCGGCCAACGACATGTTGCGGCCGGGGGATTGGATCACGATGGAGAAGTACGGCGCCGACGGCTACGTCACGGAGGTGACGCTGACGACGGTCAAGATCCAGAACTTCGACAAGACGATCACGACGATCCCGCCCTATGCGCTGGTGAGCGATTCGTTCCAGAACTGGCGCGGGATGCGCGAGAGCGGCGGGCGGCGGATCAAGCGCTCGCTGCCGATCGATGCCGCGACGGTGCGTTTCTGCACGGCGGAGGAGCTGGCCGTGCTGCACCGGAAGGGCCTTGCCTCCGAAGAGGCGGCTCCGGATGGGCAACCGGTTGTCAATCTGCATCTTTTCCGGGATTATGTCCGGCGATACTTGAAGCAGAATCCGGAGGTCCATCCCGAGATGATGCAGATGGTGCGGATGTTGCAGCCCACGTCGGAGGGGCTGCCCGTCGAGGTTTACTGTTTTTCGCGCTGTACGGAATGGGTGGCCTACGAGGCCCTGCAGGCGGCGATTTTCGATCACCTGCTGGCCGTGCTGCCGGAGTTCGGGTTGCGGGTCTTCCAGCGTCCCTCCGGAGCGGACCTTCTGCAAATGGAAAAATGGAGAATTGAGAGTTGA
- a CDS encoding DcaP family trimeric outer membrane transporter, producing MKTFRLLLAALLLAGAASAQHHHRKAMRGDYSPTVYLISLHQTDTVYYSPQAVQRAVAMNNQAVNDATQDYIDTHRPGFQQVDKPQFLFATKNNRFSFALGGFVQLRAGYDFEGISDNLDFIPYDIPTVGNYNTRQQLLMDASTSRLYLKAISNTSTLGRVTIFLDADFRGGAPGSYTPRLRSAYISMLGFTLGRDVTTFCDLSAAPTTIDFQGPNAYNFNFATMIRYEKSFARDKMTFGIAAEMPHVSGTYNDNFAPLRQRVPDIPAYLQFAWGPNRESHIRASGVIRNLYLHNLRTGNDTSLLGWGAQFSGTIKACRWMQLFMNGVYGEGITPYIQDLTGSGLDFTPNPENADQIQTMPMWGWQMAAQFNLTPRLFISGGYSEVNVEQENGYYAADEYKKGQYIFGNIFYALNSRCRIAAEYLYGTRKDMNNLEGHANRAQVMVQYNF from the coding sequence ATGAAAACATTTCGGCTGCTTCTGGCCGCCCTGCTGCTTGCGGGCGCCGCTTCGGCACAGCATCACCACCGCAAGGCCATGCGCGGCGACTATTCGCCTACGGTCTACCTCATTTCGCTGCACCAGACCGATACCGTTTACTATTCGCCGCAGGCCGTACAGCGTGCCGTGGCGATGAACAACCAGGCCGTGAACGACGCCACGCAGGACTACATCGACACCCATCGTCCGGGCTTCCAGCAGGTCGACAAGCCGCAGTTCCTCTTCGCCACGAAAAACAACCGCTTTTCGTTTGCCCTGGGCGGGTTCGTGCAGCTGCGGGCCGGATACGATTTCGAGGGCATCTCCGACAACCTCGACTTCATTCCCTACGACATCCCGACCGTCGGGAACTACAATACGCGGCAGCAGCTGCTGATGGATGCCTCGACCTCGCGCCTCTACCTGAAGGCCATCTCGAACACCTCGACGTTGGGGCGTGTGACGATCTTCCTGGATGCCGATTTCCGGGGCGGGGCGCCGGGCAGCTATACGCCTCGTCTGCGTTCGGCCTACATCTCGATGCTGGGCTTCACGCTGGGGCGCGACGTGACGACCTTCTGCGACCTCTCGGCCGCTCCCACGACCATCGACTTCCAGGGCCCGAACGCCTACAACTTCAATTTCGCCACGATGATCCGCTACGAGAAGAGCTTCGCCCGCGACAAGATGACCTTCGGGATCGCCGCCGAAATGCCCCACGTGAGCGGCACCTACAACGACAACTTCGCGCCGCTCCGCCAGCGAGTTCCCGACATCCCGGCCTACCTGCAGTTTGCCTGGGGCCCCAACCGCGAGAGTCATATCCGCGCTTCGGGCGTCATCCGCAACCTGTACCTGCACAACCTCCGCACGGGCAACGACACCTCGCTGCTGGGTTGGGGCGCCCAGTTCAGCGGTACGATCAAGGCGTGCCGGTGGATGCAGCTCTTCATGAACGGCGTCTACGGCGAGGGCATCACGCCCTACATCCAGGACCTCACGGGTTCGGGGCTCGACTTCACGCCCAACCCCGAGAATGCCGACCAGATCCAGACCATGCCGATGTGGGGGTGGCAGATGGCCGCACAGTTCAACCTCACGCCGCGGCTCTTCATTTCGGGCGGCTATTCGGAGGTCAACGTCGAGCAGGAGAACGGCTACTATGCCGCCGATGAGTACAAGAAGGGCCAGTATATCTTCGGCAACATCTTCTACGCGCTCAATTCCCGCTGCCGCATCGCCGCCGAGTACCTCTATGGCACGCGCAAGGACATGAACAACCTCGAAGGCCATGCCAACCGGGCCCAGGTGATGGTGCAGTACAACTTCTAA
- a CDS encoding metallophosphoesterase, whose protein sequence is MLFTLTLIFTLAAFAADWIHLRHQRRRGTPALRSFIIWALATDALPLVSAIVGWICRDNGPGVMNLYMWLFWAWIVTVLPRMLYYVFHFLKLPRAGLLTASLLTLYLLWGTTFGRTRIHVNRVEIRSDRIPAAFDGFRIAQFSDAHVGTLVRPQRELTRLTDTINALQPDAVFFTGDLVNIRSAELDDRTMALLQRIEAPVWSVTGNHDVGTYIRDSVRYPAAVEARKVIERQQAMGWCVLEDTTAYLRRGTDSISLTGISFDPALRERRHDRHLPADKLPAIYAGVPDSLYNITLVHIPQLWEQITALGYGDLTLSGHVHSMQMKIRPWGRGWSPAVWLYERWSGRYDNGRHTLYINDGTGYVAYPMRLGAWPEVTLFTLKRCE, encoded by the coding sequence ATGCTCTTTACACTTACCTTGATTTTTACCCTGGCAGCCTTTGCCGCCGACTGGATACACCTCCGCCACCAACGCCGCCGGGGAACCCCGGCCCTGCGGTCTTTCATCATCTGGGCCCTGGCCACCGACGCCCTGCCGCTGGTCTCGGCCATCGTCGGCTGGATCTGCCGCGACAACGGCCCCGGAGTGATGAACCTCTACATGTGGCTCTTCTGGGCCTGGATCGTAACGGTTCTCCCGCGGATGCTCTACTATGTGTTCCACTTTCTGAAGCTCCCCCGCGCGGGGCTTCTGACAGCCAGTCTCCTCACGCTCTACCTGCTCTGGGGCACCACCTTCGGGCGCACGCGCATCCATGTAAACCGGGTCGAAATCCGCTCCGATCGCATTCCCGCGGCATTCGACGGATTCCGTATCGCGCAGTTCTCCGACGCGCATGTCGGGACGCTCGTCCGCCCGCAGCGCGAACTGACCCGCCTGACCGATACGATCAATGCCCTGCAGCCCGATGCCGTCTTCTTCACGGGCGACCTGGTGAACATCCGCTCCGCGGAACTCGATGACCGCACGATGGCCCTCCTGCAGCGGATCGAGGCCCCGGTCTGGTCCGTCACGGGCAACCACGACGTGGGAACCTACATCCGCGATTCGGTCCGCTATCCGGCGGCCGTCGAGGCCCGCAAGGTCATCGAGCGGCAGCAGGCAATGGGGTGGTGCGTGCTGGAGGACACGACCGCCTACCTGCGGCGCGGCACGGACAGCATCTCCCTGACGGGCATTTCGTTCGACCCCGCGCTGCGTGAACGCCGCCACGACCGCCACCTCCCGGCCGACAAGCTCCCGGCAATCTACGCCGGGGTGCCCGATTCGCTTTACAACATCACACTGGTCCACATCCCGCAACTCTGGGAGCAGATCACGGCGCTGGGCTACGGCGACCTGACCCTCTCGGGGCACGTCCATTCGATGCAGATGAAGATCCGACCCTGGGGCCGCGGATGGTCGCCCGCCGTATGGCTCTACGAACGCTGGAGCGGGCGTTACGACAATGGCCGCCACACACTCTACATCAACGACGGCACGGGATATGTGGCCTATCCGATGCGTCTGGGCGCCTGGCCCGAAGTCACCCTCTTTACCTTGAAACGATGCGAATAA
- a CDS encoding dihydrofolate reductase family protein, whose protein sequence is MRITLSFATTADGYLDDSTDRRLMISTPEDWEAVLRLRAECDAILVGAETLRRDNPALLLRDPEVRARRAAAGLRPDLTKVTLTRSGRLDPALRFFTEGDADRYVFSEKKIPAVENLATVISSEGSITPAFVVTELERRGIRHLLVEGGAQILRMFLDAGLVDTVRRAVNPQLHLGPEKSGAQFLFEPPQGARCTRENLGGMEVLTCTLRPDTAAEDRRWLAEAVREGFRCTPCASCYRVGAVIVLPDGRTFRGYTHETSPTHHAEQEAVAKALAAGADLHGATIYSSMEPCSQRSSEPESCTQLILRCGFARVVFACYEPDRFVHCQGARTLREAGIDVRVYPELAHDVQEANAHLGR, encoded by the coding sequence ATGCGAATAACCCTCTCCTTTGCCACGACGGCCGACGGATACCTCGACGACAGCACCGACCGGCGGCTGATGATCTCCACCCCCGAAGACTGGGAGGCGGTGCTCCGCCTGCGGGCCGAATGCGATGCCATCCTGGTCGGGGCCGAGACGCTGCGGCGCGACAATCCGGCGCTGCTGCTGCGCGATCCCGAAGTCCGGGCGCGGCGTGCGGCCGCGGGCCTGCGCCCCGACCTGACGAAAGTGACGCTGACCCGCTCCGGACGACTGGATCCCGCATTGCGGTTCTTCACGGAAGGGGATGCCGACCGATACGTATTTTCCGAGAAGAAAATACCTGCCGTCGAGAATCTTGCAACGGTTATCTCAAGCGAAGGTTCCATTACACCGGCCTTCGTCGTCACCGAACTCGAACGGCGCGGAATCCGCCACCTGCTCGTCGAGGGCGGTGCCCAAATCCTGCGGATGTTCCTCGATGCCGGACTGGTCGATACGGTCCGCCGGGCCGTCAACCCCCAACTGCACCTCGGGCCCGAAAAGAGTGGGGCGCAATTCCTTTTCGAACCTCCGCAGGGCGCCCGCTGCACGCGGGAAAACCTCGGCGGCATGGAGGTCCTGACCTGCACGTTGCGGCCCGACACGGCGGCGGAGGATCGTCGCTGGCTGGCGGAAGCCGTCCGCGAAGGGTTCCGCTGCACGCCCTGTGCGTCGTGCTACCGCGTGGGCGCCGTCATCGTGCTGCCCGACGGGCGCACGTTCCGCGGGTACACCCACGAGACCTCCCCGACCCATCACGCCGAACAGGAGGCCGTCGCCAAAGCCCTCGCGGCCGGTGCCGACCTCCACGGCGCCACGATCTACTCCTCGATGGAGCCCTGCTCGCAGCGAAGCAGCGAACCCGAAAGCTGTACGCAGCTCATCCTGCGCTGCGGATTCGCCCGCGTGGTCTTCGCCTGCTACGAACCCGACCGGTTCGTCCACTGCCAGGGCGCCCGGACCCTGCGCGAAGCCGGGATCGACGTGCGCGTCTATCCCGAATTGGCACACGATGTGCAGGAGGCCAATGCACACCTGGGCAGGTAA
- a CDS encoding TolC family protein: MKKTCTIALAASVMISTAAFAQQDGQMISLEEAIAVTLTENPALKAAAYEERAARQERRAAIGLRMPQINLTGAYAYMAKDIGLDFNDMKGPVKELTGKILGSGIITDPALLQGIQGLLNPMMNADWFLTLQDQSLGFVGGEVTLPIWMGGKINAANRAAKINEKTAVEQGNQTRNALISELVERYFGLALATQVVAVRQQVVDGVKRHLEDARALAKNGMIAQSELLYVEFKMAEAERELANARLQVETISSALSNTLGKENDWQPVTAMFLLEEVEELAYYQDLAQARNPLLTQVSLKRQLAEEGMRAQRSAFLPQVVAMGGGSFYNYQVAGFVPRWAVGVGVNIKLFDGLNREYKYSAAKQTVRRVGELQNKAGQDVAVLVEKLYNQMMNYRNQMTSIDASLAFAEEYLRMKNAAFLEGMSSSSDLIDAELNLAGIRTERLQAAYNYDLLLARLLEAAGISEEFPAYARRTDARQILFDKK; the protein is encoded by the coding sequence ATGAAAAAAACCTGCACGATCGCCCTTGCGGCTTCGGTGATGATCTCTACGGCCGCGTTCGCTCAGCAGGACGGGCAGATGATCTCGCTCGAAGAGGCGATCGCCGTCACCCTCACGGAAAATCCCGCCCTGAAGGCCGCAGCCTACGAGGAGCGTGCCGCCCGGCAGGAACGACGAGCCGCCATCGGACTGCGGATGCCGCAGATCAACCTTACGGGGGCATACGCCTACATGGCCAAGGACATCGGACTCGACTTCAACGATATGAAAGGCCCCGTCAAGGAGCTCACGGGCAAGATCCTCGGAAGCGGAATCATCACCGACCCGGCGCTCCTGCAAGGCATTCAGGGACTGCTCAACCCGATGATGAACGCCGACTGGTTCCTCACCCTGCAGGACCAGAGCCTCGGGTTCGTGGGCGGCGAGGTGACCCTCCCGATCTGGATGGGAGGCAAGATCAACGCCGCCAACCGTGCCGCGAAGATCAACGAAAAAACCGCCGTCGAACAGGGCAACCAGACCCGCAACGCCCTGATCTCGGAGCTCGTCGAGCGTTACTTCGGACTGGCGCTCGCCACGCAGGTCGTTGCCGTGCGCCAGCAGGTTGTCGACGGCGTGAAGCGCCACCTCGAAGATGCCCGGGCCCTGGCCAAGAACGGCATGATCGCCCAGAGCGAACTCCTCTACGTGGAGTTCAAGATGGCCGAGGCCGAACGCGAACTGGCCAATGCCCGCCTGCAGGTCGAAACCATCTCCAGCGCCCTCTCCAATACGCTGGGCAAGGAGAATGACTGGCAGCCCGTTACGGCGATGTTCCTGCTCGAAGAGGTCGAGGAGCTGGCCTATTACCAGGACCTGGCGCAGGCCCGCAACCCGCTGCTCACGCAGGTGTCGCTCAAACGCCAGCTGGCCGAGGAGGGGATGCGTGCCCAGCGTTCGGCTTTCCTTCCGCAGGTGGTGGCCATGGGCGGCGGCTCGTTCTACAATTATCAGGTTGCGGGGTTCGTGCCCCGCTGGGCCGTGGGCGTCGGAGTCAATATCAAACTCTTCGATGGCCTGAATCGTGAATACAAATACTCGGCGGCCAAACAGACCGTCCGCCGCGTGGGCGAACTGCAGAACAAGGCCGGGCAGGATGTTGCGGTCCTGGTCGAGAAGCTCTACAACCAGATGATGAACTACCGCAACCAGATGACCTCGATCGACGCCTCGCTGGCCTTCGCCGAGGAGTATCTGCGCATGAAGAACGCCGCCTTCCTCGAAGGCATGAGCTCCTCGTCGGATCTCATCGACGCCGAGCTGAACCTCGCCGGGATCCGCACCGAACGCCTGCAGGCCGCCTACAACTACGACCTGCTCCTGGCCCGGCTGCTCGAAGCCGCGGGAATCAGCGAGGAGTTCCCGGCCTATGCCCGCCGCACCGATGCCCGGCAGATCCTGTTCGATAAGAAATAA
- a CDS encoding efflux RND transporter periplasmic adaptor subunit: MKRNNVIGIVAAAAVIILSVVLISWYLNKRAPMLIQGTVECTTYKASSKVPGRILDMKVEEGQRVEKGELLYTISTPELDAKLRQAEAVKSAASAMDQAAVAGARVQQIEAALNMWQKAQAGLELARKTYERVQNLYNEGVVPAQKLDEATANYQAMEATAQAAKAQYDMASDGARKEEKEAAAARVRQAEGAVSEVESYISDAMVYAPVTGEVSTIIAEQGELVGSGYPVVAILDMSDMWVTFNVKETLLPGISLGMHMVGYVPALDADVEFEVTYIAPQADFATWAATRTQGGFDIRTFAIKAKPVSQVENMRPGMSVLVDWEQIQR; the protein is encoded by the coding sequence ATGAAACGAAACAACGTAATCGGAATCGTGGCCGCCGCAGCGGTCATCATCCTCTCGGTGGTCCTGATCAGCTGGTATCTCAACAAACGCGCCCCCATGCTGATCCAGGGCACGGTGGAATGCACGACCTACAAGGCCTCATCGAAGGTGCCCGGACGTATCCTCGACATGAAGGTCGAAGAGGGACAGCGCGTCGAGAAGGGCGAGCTGCTCTACACGATCTCGACCCCCGAGCTGGATGCCAAGCTCCGGCAGGCCGAAGCCGTGAAGAGCGCCGCGTCGGCCATGGACCAGGCCGCGGTGGCCGGAGCCCGCGTGCAGCAGATCGAAGCCGCGCTGAACATGTGGCAGAAGGCGCAGGCCGGGCTGGAACTCGCCCGCAAGACCTATGAGCGCGTGCAGAACCTCTACAACGAAGGGGTCGTCCCGGCCCAGAAACTCGACGAGGCGACGGCCAACTACCAGGCCATGGAGGCTACGGCCCAGGCCGCCAAGGCGCAGTACGACATGGCTTCGGACGGCGCACGCAAGGAGGAGAAGGAGGCTGCCGCAGCCCGCGTCCGCCAGGCCGAAGGTGCCGTCAGCGAGGTCGAATCCTACATCAGCGACGCCATGGTCTACGCGCCCGTCACGGGCGAGGTCTCGACGATCATCGCCGAGCAGGGCGAGCTCGTCGGAAGCGGCTATCCCGTGGTGGCGATCCTCGACATGAGCGACATGTGGGTGACCTTCAACGTCAAGGAGACCCTGCTGCCCGGGATCTCCCTGGGAATGCACATGGTCGGCTATGTCCCGGCACTCGACGCCGACGTGGAGTTCGAGGTGACCTACATCGCCCCGCAGGCCGACTTCGCAACCTGGGCCGCAACCCGCACCCAGGGCGGTTTCGACATCCGCACCTTCGCCATCAAGGCCAAACCGGTCTCGCAGGTCGAGAACATGCGCCCCGGCATGAGCGTCCTGGTAGACTGGGAACAAATCCAACGGTAG
- a CDS encoding ABC transporter permease gives MPGFLYHTCAVMRREATRLARQPMYLVLMVILPVVSFAFFALLFGQGAIRNIPIAVLDQDNTALSRKVVQMIDETPTALVAYGIQDMTEGERLMREGKVMAIVLVPPFFEKSILSNSQTHLENYVSGTNITVNGLLSKDIQTAVTTFSAGIQLQLLMKQGLTETQAMAQLMPVRFDKHVLFNPHINYGYYLAPSFMPMMLMIFVVMTTIFAIGTELKNATARDWLQTGGDSIWAALLGKVLPITAVMFLISLVMLVINFKVVGTPLNGSLAVILAGTLFFILSYQSISVLIVALLANLRLSLSIGGGYSVLAFTFSGLTFPIMAMWEPMQWVSKIFPFTFYTDIFVDQMLRGTPWVYSLPDLCYMSLFIVLPLLCMPRLKRVATEEKFWGRL, from the coding sequence ATGCCCGGTTTCCTGTACCATACCTGTGCCGTCATGCGGCGTGAGGCGACCCGCCTGGCCCGTCAGCCGATGTATCTCGTGCTGATGGTCATCCTGCCCGTGGTGTCGTTCGCGTTCTTCGCGCTCCTCTTCGGGCAGGGCGCCATCCGCAACATCCCCATCGCCGTGCTCGACCAGGACAACACCGCGCTGTCGAGAAAGGTCGTCCAGATGATCGACGAAACCCCCACGGCACTGGTCGCATACGGCATCCAGGACATGACCGAGGGCGAACGGCTCATGCGCGAAGGAAAGGTCATGGCCATCGTCCTCGTCCCGCCGTTCTTCGAGAAATCGATCCTGAGCAATTCGCAGACCCATCTCGAAAACTACGTCTCCGGCACCAACATCACCGTCAACGGACTCCTCTCGAAGGATATTCAGACCGCCGTGACGACCTTCTCGGCCGGCATCCAGCTGCAGCTGCTCATGAAGCAGGGACTCACCGAAACCCAGGCCATGGCCCAGCTGATGCCCGTGCGCTTCGACAAGCACGTCCTCTTCAACCCCCACATCAACTACGGCTACTACCTCGCCCCGAGTTTCATGCCCATGATGCTGATGATCTTCGTCGTCATGACCACCATCTTCGCCATCGGTACCGAACTCAAGAACGCAACGGCCCGGGACTGGCTCCAAACCGGAGGGGATTCGATCTGGGCGGCGCTCCTCGGCAAGGTCCTGCCCATCACCGCCGTGATGTTCCTCATCTCGCTCGTCATGCTGGTCATCAACTTCAAGGTCGTCGGGACTCCCCTGAACGGAAGCCTGGCCGTCATCCTCGCCGGGACGCTGTTCTTCATCCTGAGCTACCAGTCGATCTCGGTGCTGATCGTCGCGCTGCTGGCCAACCTGCGCCTCTCGCTCTCGATCGGCGGCGGCTACTCCGTGCTGGCCTTCACCTTCTCGGGCCTCACCTTCCCGATCATGGCCATGTGGGAACCCATGCAGTGGGTGAGCAAGATCTTCCCGTTCACCTTCTACACCGACATCTTCGTCGACCAGATGCTCCGCGGAACCCCCTGGGTCTACTCCCTGCCCGACCTCTGCTACATGTCGCTGTTCATTGTCTTACCGCTACTCTGTATGCCGCGCCTGAAACGTGTCGCTACGGAGGAAAAATTCTGGGGGAGATTGTGA
- a CDS encoding ABC transporter permease: MNRFSRQIASYWRQTGAVIRNEMHTVFTDKGVMLVLIFALLIYATAYSLAYGSQVLHNVPLGVVDESRTPASRALIDAFNSGPNVYTAYTPTSMEEAKELFHARKIYGVVYIPANYERCLLGGTQANVAIYCDASYFLMYRQAFQEIVTAIGKTGAMVQFQRLIAKGANISRAQATTQPVIYESHNLFNPYLGYGTFVMPAIIMVIIQQTMLIGIGMVGGTWREFGLYHKLCPPGRRRMSTLPIVAGRALVYALIYAVTCAYVLGVHYRLFHFPMNGDPWTVGLFMTVYMAACIAMGIAVSTLFRYRENSLLLLLWTSIPVLMLSGVSYPREGIPDWLYNLGQLLPSSHGINGFIRIQTMGASTAEVFAEIKWLITLTVVYGGLACIGTHQVIRRELRLINAAKASGGIPDRQPAK; this comes from the coding sequence ATGAACCGTTTTTCCAGACAAATAGCCTCCTACTGGAGGCAGACAGGCGCCGTCATCCGCAACGAAATGCACACGGTCTTCACCGACAAGGGCGTCATGCTCGTGCTGATCTTCGCCCTGCTGATCTACGCCACGGCATACTCCCTGGCCTACGGTTCGCAGGTCCTGCACAACGTCCCGCTCGGCGTCGTCGACGAAAGCCGCACACCCGCAAGCCGCGCCCTGATCGACGCCTTCAACTCCGGGCCCAACGTCTACACGGCCTATACCCCGACATCGATGGAGGAGGCCAAGGAGCTCTTCCATGCCCGCAAAATCTACGGCGTGGTCTACATCCCGGCCAACTACGAACGATGCCTCCTCGGCGGAACGCAGGCCAATGTGGCCATCTACTGCGACGCCAGCTACTTCCTGATGTACCGGCAGGCATTCCAGGAGATCGTGACGGCCATCGGAAAAACGGGCGCCATGGTCCAGTTCCAGCGACTGATCGCCAAAGGGGCCAACATCTCCCGGGCACAGGCCACCACGCAACCCGTCATCTACGAGTCGCACAACCTCTTCAATCCCTACCTCGGGTACGGGACCTTCGTCATGCCCGCGATCATCATGGTCATCATCCAGCAGACGATGCTCATCGGCATCGGCATGGTCGGCGGCACCTGGCGCGAATTCGGGCTCTACCACAAACTTTGCCCCCCGGGCCGCCGCCGCATGTCCACACTCCCGATCGTCGCGGGGCGTGCGCTGGTCTATGCCCTGATCTACGCCGTGACCTGCGCCTATGTCCTCGGGGTACACTACCGGTTGTTCCACTTCCCGATGAACGGGGATCCCTGGACCGTCGGGCTCTTCATGACGGTCTACATGGCGGCCTGCATCGCCATGGGAATCGCCGTCTCGACGCTCTTCCGCTACCGCGAGAATTCGCTCCTGCTCCTGCTCTGGACCTCGATCCCCGTATTGATGCTCAGCGGTGTGTCGTATCCCCGCGAAGGGATTCCCGACTGGCTCTACAACCTCGGGCAGCTCCTGCCCAGCAGCCACGGCATCAACGGCTTCATCCGCATTCAGACCATGGGGGCGTCGACCGCCGAGGTCTTCGCCGAGATCAAGTGGCTCATCACCCTCACGGTCGTTTACGGCGGTTTGGCCTGCATCGGCACCCATCAGGTAATCCGTCGCGAGCTGAGGCTGATAAATGCCGCAAAAGCTTCCGGAGGAATTCCGGACAGGCAGCCGGCCAAGTAA